The window TCGGTTGAGATGTGGGACAGTCCGCGCATGTCGAGAGTACTGGTACTTGCCCCGTGCGTTGTCGCATCGCTTGCGACCGCGTGTGCCCCGACGGGTCCCCTCCCACCGCCACAAACGGGGACGCAAGCGCAGTCCCGAGCGCACTTGCAGGAGCACGCAGGGCGGGCCAGCCAGCCGGGTGCGGCCACGCAGCCTTCTGCGCGTGGGCGCTGTCAGGGTGATCCGCTTGCCCTGGTGGGCGCGAGCATCGTTCCGACGCATGGGCCGCCGGTCATAGCGCAGGGCAACGTGGTCATCCGATGCGGGCGGATCGAGTCGATCGGCAAGGCGACTCCCGTCCCAGCGACGGCACGCACCGTCGATGTTCGGGGCAAGTGGATAATCCCCGGACTGATCGATGCTCATATCCACTTCTTTCAGTCGGGTGGCCTGTACACGCGGCCCGATATCGTAGATCTCCGAGCCGTCACTCCCTAAGAGCAAGAGCTTGCGGAGATTCATCGCAAGATCGACGAGACCTTGACGCGCTACCTCCGCAGTGGCGTGACCAGTGTCGCGGATGTCGGAGGTCCTTACTGGAACTTTGCCGTGCGTGAACGATCCAGGACGCATCCCACGGCGCCGCGCGTGAGCGTTACAGGCCCCTTGGTCTCCAGTGTGAGCAGAGACCAGCTCGGCCGGCAGGATCCCCCCATTATCCGCGCACAGACATCGGAACAGGCGCGCGCCCTGGTACGCAAGCAGCTGTCCCATCGTCCCGACTACATCAAGTTCTGGCTGGTGGTGTCCAAGACTCGCGCTGCCTCCGAGTTCGCACCGCTGCTGCGAGCGGCGATCGATGAGGCCCATCGGCATGGCTTGCGCGCCTTCGTCCATGCAACGGGGCTCGAGGCTGCCCGACTCGCTGTCAACAGCGGCGCCGACGTGCTCGTTCACAGCGTGAAGAAGGGCGAGGTCGACGCTGATTTCATTGCCCTGCTCAAGCGACGCAACGTCGTTTACATCACGACGCTGCTTGTCTTCGAGCGCTATCAGCGAACCTTCTGGCAACAGTTCGATTTCGAGCAGGAGGAGCACGCCTGGGGAGATCCCCATGTGCTTGGAAGCCTCCTGGATCTTCAGCACCTGAACGTGGACAAGCTGGTTCCCGGCTTCATCCAAAAAAGGAGGGCCCGCGGACCGCCCGCCGTGCCAGACGTCGCTCTGAAGAACCTCAAACGGCTCCACGACGCCGGTGTGACGATCGCGGTCGGAACCGATGCGGGTAACATCGGAATTCCACATGGGCCCGCCATCTTTGCGGAGTTCGCCCTGATGCGGAAGGCGGGTCTGACACCCGAGCAGATCCTACGCGCGGCCACAGCGGGTGGTGCCGCGGCTCTCGGAAGCTCCGAGACCGGTGTGCTGAAAGTGGGAGCATTGGCCGATCTGCTGATTCTCGACCGAGATCCTCGCGTTGACATCCGCAACACGGCGGCGATTCATCGAGTCGTCAAAGGTGGGGAGCTGATCGACCCGAGCGGCTTGCTGCGGCCCAGCCCGGCGCAGGTGGTCCAGCGCCAGCTCAATGCGTACAACCTGCATGACGTTGATCGCTTCGTCGCAACCTATGCGCAGGATGCGGAGATCTACCGTGGTGATCGGCTACGTTTG of the Pseudomonadota bacterium genome contains:
- a CDS encoding amidohydrolase family protein, with translation MTRYLRSGVTSVADVGGPYWNFAVRERSRTHPTAPRVSVTGPLVSSVSRDQLGRQDPPIIRAQTSEQARALVRKQLSHRPDYIKFWLVVSKTRAASEFAPLLRAAIDEAHRHGLRAFVHATGLEAARLAVNSGADVLVHSVKKGEVDADFIALLKRRNVVYITTLLVFERYQRTFWQQFDFEQEEHAWGDPHVLGSLLDLQHLNVDKLVPGFIQKRRARGPPAVPDVALKNLKRLHDAGVTIAVGTDAGNIGIPHGPAIFAEFALMRKAGLTPEQILRAATAGGAAALGSSETGVLKVGALADLLILDRDPRVDIRNTAAIHRVVKGGELIDPSGLLRPSPAQVVQRQLNAYNLHDVDRFVATYAQDAEIYRGDRLRLKGRTALRENYSSYFEASPNLHCQILRRVVQGPYVVDQERITGARGRAAAKFAHSIYEVRHGLIQRVWFDH